One Cedecea neteri DNA segment encodes these proteins:
- a CDS encoding MetQ/NlpA family ABC transporter substrate-binding protein yields the protein MKKQFMMLALASLTALSLHANAAEKLIVGASNVPHAEILEQAKPILAKEGIDLEIKTFQDYILPNTALAEHEIDANYFQHQPYLDSVLQDHKGDKNYDFVSAGAIHVEPIGIYSKKYKSLKDLPQNGKIILRDSVAEEGRILAIFQREGVITLKPGVKPVNARISDIASNPKNLQFKADIEAALLPQMYANNEGDAVVINANYALDAGLNPIKDPIAVESTEGNPYANIITVHSADVKKHDIVELVKVLHSKQIQDWINEKYHGAVVPVNQ from the coding sequence ATGAAAAAACAGTTTATGATGTTAGCTCTGGCTTCTTTAACTGCGTTAAGTCTTCACGCCAACGCCGCTGAAAAACTGATTGTGGGCGCCTCCAACGTGCCACACGCGGAAATTCTCGAGCAGGCGAAGCCGATTCTGGCGAAAGAAGGCATCGATCTTGAGATTAAAACCTTCCAGGATTATATCCTGCCGAATACGGCGCTGGCCGAGCATGAGATTGACGCCAACTACTTCCAGCATCAGCCCTATCTGGATTCAGTCCTGCAGGATCATAAAGGCGATAAAAACTACGATTTCGTCAGCGCCGGGGCTATCCACGTGGAGCCTATCGGCATCTACTCGAAGAAGTATAAAAGCCTGAAAGATCTGCCACAGAACGGCAAAATCATTCTGCGTGACTCGGTGGCCGAAGAAGGCCGCATTCTGGCCATCTTCCAGCGCGAAGGTGTGATCACTCTGAAGCCAGGCGTGAAGCCGGTTAACGCACGTATCAGCGACATCGCCAGCAACCCGAAAAATCTGCAGTTCAAAGCGGACATTGAAGCCGCCCTGCTGCCGCAAATGTACGCCAACAACGAAGGTGATGCGGTGGTGATCAACGCCAACTACGCGCTTGATGCAGGTCTGAACCCAATCAAAGATCCGATTGCCGTCGAAAGCACCGAAGGCAACCCGTATGCCAACATCATCACGGTTCACAGCGCCGACGTGAAAAAACATGACATCGTCGAACTGGTGAAAGTCCTGCACTCTAAGCAGATTCAGGACTGGATCAACGAGAAATATCACGGCGCGGTTGTGCCGGTTAATCAGT
- a CDS encoding methionine ABC transporter permease — MLEQYFPHLKLDKLWAATGETLYMTAWSGVATFVFGIALGVLLFLTSRGQLLQNRLVYSVVTVLVNVFRSIPFIILIVLLIPFTKTLVGTILGTNAALPALIVGAAPFYARLVEIALREVDKGVIEATRSMGAKTHTLIFRVLLPESSPALVSGMTVTLIALVSYSAMAGVIGAGGLGNLAYLEGFQRNHNDVTLVATATILAIVFIIQFIGDRITNLLDKR, encoded by the coding sequence ATGCTTGAGCAATACTTCCCGCATTTAAAACTCGACAAACTGTGGGCTGCCACGGGTGAAACGCTCTACATGACGGCCTGGTCGGGAGTGGCAACGTTCGTGTTCGGTATCGCTCTCGGCGTGCTGCTGTTTCTCACCTCTCGTGGCCAGCTGCTGCAGAATCGTCTGGTGTATTCGGTGGTGACCGTGCTGGTCAACGTCTTCCGCTCGATTCCGTTCATCATTCTGATCGTCCTGCTGATCCCGTTCACGAAGACGCTGGTCGGCACTATTTTGGGTACCAATGCCGCGCTGCCGGCGCTGATCGTCGGGGCGGCACCTTTCTACGCTCGCCTGGTGGAAATTGCACTGCGCGAAGTCGATAAAGGGGTCATCGAAGCCACGCGTTCGATGGGGGCCAAAACCCACACGCTGATTTTCCGCGTGCTGCTGCCTGAATCCTCCCCTGCACTGGTCTCCGGGATGACCGTGACTTTGATTGCGCTAGTGAGCTACAGCGCCATGGCCGGGGTTATCGGCGCAGGCGGTTTAGGCAACCTCGCCTACCTGGAAGGGTTCCAGCGTAACCATAACGACGTCACGCTGGTGGCCACGGCCACTATCTTAGCGATCGTTTTCATTATTCAGTTTATCGGCGACCGCATCACCAACCTGCTCGATAAGCGCTAA